A DNA window from Helianthus annuus cultivar XRQ/B chromosome 15, HanXRQr2.0-SUNRISE, whole genome shotgun sequence contains the following coding sequences:
- the LOC110913163 gene encoding zinc finger protein CONSTANS-LIKE 5 — MIKPISEFLPAQNFQLEGRSSGFEQKSEENANTSFEANTFQWCLDSSDAGSVDFFSDHLVEHTTEANCIVPDGNFDNIQSTSHANVDHRGQSHHNVAENIPVFHGVGVREINSQERETAITRYKEKKKSRRYDKHIRYESRKVRAESRTRIRGRFAKMDR, encoded by the exons ATGATTAAACCAATAAGCGAGTTTCTGCCCGCACAAAACTTCCAACTCGAAGGTAGGAGTTCAGGATTTGAACAAAAGTCAGAAGAGAATGCAAATACGTCATTTGAG GCTAATACATTTCAATGGTGCCTAGATAGTTCCGATGCTGGAAGTGTGGATTTTTTTTCCGATCATTTGGTTGAACATACCACTGAAGCAAACTGCATAGTTCCCGACGGAAATTTTGATAATATTCAAAGTACAAGCCACGCTAATGTAGATCATCGAGGCCAATCGCATCATAACGTTGCTGAGAACATACCGGTCTTTCATGGTGTTGGTGTACGTGAAATTAACAGCCAGGAGCGAGAGACTGCGATCACAAGATACAAAGAGAAGAAGAAATCTAGAAG GTACGATAAGCATATCAGATACGAGTCGCGAAAGGTACGAGCTGAAAGCAGGACGAGAATCAGGGGTCGTTTTGCCAAAATGGATCGATGA